Within the Mastacembelus armatus chromosome 10, fMasArm1.2, whole genome shotgun sequence genome, the region TGCATAGCTACTTTGTTTTATAATGTGGTAATCCCTTGTGatttctttgatatttttttgattgatttgttttatttatttataaattatcTTACCTTCAatacaaaatcatttttctttctgtctgtagcCATTCTGTCCATCAAGTGAGGCACCTTGGCATTTCCTGCCTCTTCGATCATGTCAGATTACAGACAAGACAGTGATTTGGAAGAAGATCTCACTATTGATTTTTCCCTGATGAACAGTCGCCTGGAATCCTTCCAGGGCTCCAGCTTGGCACAGCAGGTGCCAGCAGAAAGACTGGCACGGGCTGGCTTCTACTTCACTGGCCATGCAGACCGTGTTCGTTGTTTCAGCTGCCATAAGACTGTGGAAAACTGGTGCAGGGCAGACACACCTGTAGAGCGGCATAAGGAGGTGACTCTTGATGCATGATGTTAATGAGAAAGAAATATTAGTTTTCATTATGCTATTAATACATAAATCATACAAACCTTCTATTACAGGTTTCCCCATCATGTAGGTTTCTCAGCTGCACTTACCACATCAATTCTTATCCGGGTGCTAATACCACACTGACTAATGGTTCCATTTACGACGAAGAAGCAGAAGACATGGAATATCGTTTGAGAACAAGGCAAGTGGTTGATGAGTCCACCTACCCTAAGGTTCCTCACATGAAGAGTGAGAAGGCCCGACTTCAGACCTTCTCTTCGTGGCCACCATCCGCACCTGTGAGACGCCGAGATCTGGCCCAAGCTGGCCTGTACTACCTGGGGCAGAGAGACCGggtgcagtgtttctgttgtggtGGTATGCTGACTGGCTGGGAACCAGGAGACACTGCCTGGGGAGAACATACTAAGCATTTTCCCAACTGCTTCTTTATCCTTGGGCATGATGTGGGTAACATCCCATTCCAGGGGGGtacggaggaggaggaggaggaggaggaggagggaggcaaTGGACAAAATGGAAACACTCGTGTCCATATGGGGAGGTTTGAGGAGAGGCTCGGTAGCTTCACAGGGATCCAGCACCCTATTGACCACGAAAGACTTGCTAGAGCTGGGTTCTACAGCACAGGTAGAGTGCAGATGCCTGACCAAAGAGGGCTTAGTTGTGGGACTCAAGAAACAGGGACCACATTTCAAAGCTTTtagttttgtatattttcttaGGTGCTTGATTATCACGAATAACTGACTTAATGGAAGTATAAATTGTGCATTTGCAGGGACTGGAGATGAGGTATTGTGTTTCTACTGTGGTGGAGCTTTAAAAAGCTGGCAACCCGAGGAAGACCCTTGGGAAGAACATGCCCAACACTACCCAGGGTAGGAACAACAATGACATTCCATCTTTATGTACTGCATTGTGCagagaggtgtttctgttatttagagTAGCCTCATTAATATAAATCCagccatccatctattatctatacctgctcaatccttaaccagggtcacagggatctgctggagcctgtcccagctctctttgggtgaaaggcaggggtacaccctggacaggtcaccagtccatcacagggccacatagagacacacaacctcacacactcacactcactcctatgggcaatttagagtcaccaatcaacctgacatatatgtttttggactgtgggaggaaaccagagtacctggagaaaacccacacaagcacagggagaaaggcccctgatgggttatGAAcctcttgctatgaggcaactATGcaaaccactcatccaccgtgctgctcATTAATATAAATGGAGCAGTATAATGcaaaacaattcaaaaacaGCTTCATTCAAAGTGATACCATGGCTGAATGTATACCTCTCAAGCAATTTTAACAAAACTGAACATCGCCTTCAGTGAtagaggatttattgcaggactgttttaCACTATTTGTTTCAGCTTTaccaacacaacacaaccaacACAAAGTTTTTGCTGAGGCATGTTGTATTAATAcaattatgttttctttattagATGCAGGTTCTTGTTGATGGAAAAAGGGGAAGAATTTGTTAACAGCATCCAACTACAAAGACCACCACGAAATAGAGCTGTAAGCATTAAGTTAATTTACAGGCACTTTAAGTAATCAGATTCTTGGTGACATTCACAAGTAATCTGATTTTGACCCAAAAGTATTTCTGACAGTCATGTGTTTTGGAGGTGGGGGGGTGGAGAATTATCATTACTCATGTTGGTGAAAAGTGTATCCAAAATATGGCTAAagctaaaatgaataaaaatgtttccatgTGTGAAATTTGGACACAAATCACAGtaagaaaaacttaaaatatacctgtctctgtttaaaaaatacatggTGGTGGATAGGTGAGAAATCTGGTTACTGAGCAGTTGAACGTAAATGTGGCTTTTCAAATAACCAAGTTGCAATGAAATCAGACAATATGATTGCATGCAATCATATGATTTCCCTTCAGTGGCCTGTTTCCTTCTCTGCATGTAAGAATAGCATGTCTGATTCATATCTTGCAACCATTTAATTGCAGTAATAAACACAGTCTTGTGGTACAATAATTGTGAATTCTATCATTTTCCACTCTGACtgaaattttgaaaataatacaGTATGCTTTATGTTCTTTTCTGGACAAACAATACTTCCTTGGGGTGAAAGAGCGTAATTCTGTGTTGCGGTTGTGATGATTAACTTTGGTTTACTTGAATTGTACTGAAAATGGCCCTGTTTGTTTCTAGGCTTCAAGTCATCAGAATGGATTTTCAGGAGATAGGAGCggtaaatatttgtttgaatTTGACTTCATTTGACAGCAAGACAATAATTAAAAACTTGAACTGTacttaaaaatgacaaaaaaatatgaatatatctGCATCAAACTAGCTTTATTAATgtaatttgtttaaaacaagTGGTTATGTACATTGTTGTTTCCTCTATGTGTTCAGAGGTGTTGCAGTCTCCCATGGCTCAGCAGGCCATAGAAATGGGTATAGCACCCAGCATGGTGGAGAAGACCATCTTGGAGAAGATCAGTAGGACGGGCTTGAGCTATTCCAGCCTGGAAGCACTTTTGGAGGATTGCCGTATCAAGACATCAGTGAGTGAGGTTGCCATGACAGGTGAGCAAGATACTGTACCACCTGAATACTATAGTGAACTGCATCAAAACAAGCCTAAGTGGCAGAGATTTTGATATATGagcaaacatgtatttatttatttattttacttctgTCTTTCAGATGAGGACCCACTAGAAAAGCTACGAAAGCTGCAGAACgaaaaactgtgtaaaatatgtATGGACCGAGATAATTGTATAGTCTTTATCCCATGTGGACATATGGTCTCTTGCGAGGAGTGTTCAGAGAGAGTCTTCAATTGTCCAATCTGCTGTGGACCCATAAGGCAGAAAATCAAGACCTATATCGCTTAAGAAAATTGTTCAGTCTTGTAAACATTGATGCTGCTTCAAACACTATCtttataatattgtattttaatattaaatgtagATAAACTGTAATATATTTAAGTGCTATGTTGATTTATTATGAGAATGagtaaaatattttcacaatCACTGAAATTATATAAATAGGTGATGTTgattttttattaaagtgtaCTGACAGCTGTAAATACACACTAAAAAAACTCCACTTCGCAACCCACTTTCTTGCCAAAAGTGCCTTTATTTAGGGTTACACactggtatgtttttttttttttttttttttttttagtgtagcAGAGCTGAACTGGAAAAGAGATGTAATCAGTTAATTTCATACActaatgtgtaatgtgtgtctAATGTGTATTAATTATGTCTGTTTCCATTTCCCGATAGATGTTACAACTCAGTAAATACATTATGACTTTGCATTGCAAGTGACATACAGACTCTAGGGCCCTAAATAAGTGTGATGTGAAAATTGTTACTCCATAATGCattctgacaaaataaatacttgGACTTGATGCATATTTTGTCTCTAGAAAAgcactttttttaatttcaactGCTTAAAGTTGGTATTTAAAGGACAACAAATCTTCCTTGCTACCTATTTAGAAAGGATTTGTAACATGACCGCACTGAATGTGCCTTGTGAGCTATTTCAGTTATGTTTACCAGAAACACGCCTTTTTTTCAGCTTAGGTTTGATGGGAATTACAGAGAACTCCAGTAGATATTGTTTCGCATTGGACCAAACAATGTCTAGGTGTTGGTaattacaaaaatatgtttatagtAGCAACCTGCAGGAAATATCTAGTTAGATTCTCTGCATATTAATTACTAGACATTTAGGATAATAGGTAAGTATGAGGCAATCATTTATAGACGAATTACATTTCTTTATGTCACAAATGGTATTCAAATATAAACCGTTTTGATAATTAGCTCCGTACaagaaattataattatttctTTTCACGAAACCGGAGTTTGATCCATTTTAAGTCAGTATTATACTAAAATAATTTAGATTCCTGgacttaattttgtttttcttgatgttgCCCACAGCAGCTAGTAAAAAAAGACGAGCTACAGAGGCAGCCATCTTACGATGCAGTACCTGTTAGTGACCACTAGGCGTCTGCTCATCGGCGGTGTGTCTAATAAGGGTATGGTGGCCGCTAGGTGGTAGCTCTGCACCAGGATTTCCTCCTCCCAGGTCGTCGAAACAACAAACCGAACTACGGAGCAAGCGGGGTGAGAGAACGTCCGAAACCGCCTCTGACCGCGACTTTTAAACTCTTTTTTACCGATTTGTAGCGGAATCCAAACGGAGGCTGTATACGAATGGTAAAAGTTACGATTCTGCCGGACTATATTTTATAACAAGGTAAGTTAGGTGTAAAATGGCGGAGAGCTATGTGGAAGTTAGTTGATTTGTATTTTGCTAGCCGTCTCGTTAGCCAGGCTAGCTCTAGATGGAGCCCAGAGCGCGGATGCCTGCCTGAACCAAGTCGCTTCGCTAGCTCGCGGTACATAGCTACTTCGGTTGTTAGCACGCTAACAATCCGGGTTTTTAGCACGCTGGCACAAAAATATTGAGTCTGTAACCCAAATGAGCACTTATCGTTTTAAGTAACTTAGGTAcactttgtgtatttgtaaacaaagtgtttgtgGCTTATGCAACACAGTAGTGGAACTCTCGAGGCAAGATGGAGGACGCAAGGACGTGATGTTTTTTTAGGTAACGTTAGCAGTAGCATTTAGCATGGCTAACTTCCACTGGAGTTCTTCTCAGCCCAGCTTAATTGTAGCTTTTCTGTAATGGCCATTTGCTTTATCTTTGAGTGAGCTCTGAATACGAGTCATGTCAGGACAGTAGGCAGATATGGCCATTGGAAATATTACTGAAGAGCGTCATTGTGTagtagctaacattagcttgcGCTTGcgttgttttgttattatggtCCAAGTAGAATAGCATTAGTTAACGCTGGCATGTCACTGATTAAATATGAGAATCCACCAAACGAGACAGTTGCTTCTCTGGgtcacaaacatttatttatcgCAGCTCGCTGGCACCGAGTAGTGCATGTCCACTTTATCGAAATTCAACTAACGCTAGCTGTCGCTGGGAAAAGACGCCTAAACCATCGCTTGCTTAGCTAGTGGTGCTAGCACCAGAAGCGCACCGGCGTCAATTTTGACAGGAGCCGACGAAGAGCGCAGTGGTGTCGGCGTTGTTGGAGTGCGGAGAACCGATACTCTGTGGCATAGCTGACTTGCGGGAATCCACACGGTTATTGTTCGCCACGTTGTTTTGTCTAAAACCGTATACTCTAGCGTCTCAGTAACAAGTAGATGAGATACACTGCTCGATTTGGCGCCACTTTTTCAGTCTACACCCATAAAACCCCTTGGTCTTGTCATGCAGTGCCCCAGTACTAACTCTAACGTTATAAAGGAAACAAGCACGTCAACAGTCTTCAATCAAAAAATATCCCAGTGAAGTTAAAACTCAAAGTTATAGCTACCACATACATGCTGAGTGGGTCTAGGTTGACTGAGCGTTTAATTGTGTCGATATATTGTATATTCATTTGTTGAATCCGGTTGGACTGAGGAAGCTGCAATAATTCCTGTGTACATCTTCATCTAAATCTGTGCAAGTAACAGATGACAACAGTATGGCTTGATAATACTCGCGTTTTTGCATACGTGGGTCATCGTTTGCAGGACACTGTGAAAGAGGATCCCATGACTAATGTTACATCAGAATTATAACTGTTTTACTGAAAGTGTGCTGACTGCTCAGAAATGCTGTCATTGTAGAAGACACACTTACTGTGTCATGGCTGCATGGACTAAAGGACCACCTCACTACAAATAGAGCGGGTATATAATGGGTGGAGTTTGTGTTTCCTTTCAGTATTTGTCTCTGAAGTACTGTTATTGACTTTCCTGGCATGCACTTGTGTTTTTGAGTCGTGGTTAAAGTAATAACCAAAGTAAAATCCCAGTTTCAAAAGTTGCATCTGCTCTCTTTGATTGTATGTGCTATTAATTTACACACCACAACCATGCAGCTCTTTCTGTGTGGCCTGCATTTGCTTGTTGATGTTGATACAGTATTTTGATTGGAGGAGATATGTATGGGGCGGATAGGGCAGTGCCGTATTTGGCCATTGAGGAAGACACTCCAGTCTTCCTTGTGTGACGTTGTCTGTAAACTGAGgggagcagagaaagagagggagccAATGGCTAGACAGCTGAGTCTGACAGGAGCATTTGTGTCCACCCCCTGTTACCatgtgaaacttttttttctctctctctctctctgaatgGCATCAAAGAAACATTTGCTCACTATTCCAAGAGCTAAACacaatttatgtttcacttTGCATTTACTGTTTCTCCATTGTTGAAATGTGCAAAAGGATCTCTACAATAAGTAAAATGCCTTCTAAAttactatattttatattttaggtCATATGCAATCTCTCCAGTGTTGTATTTTCTGAGGATATCAAGCCAGTTATAAGTTGAAGTTGTCCAGAAGATGTTACAGAAATGATAGCAGCACCAGAAATACCACCAGAGTTCTCCTATGCCCAGTAAGTGCACACTTCCACTTTTTATTTGAAGTTTTATAGTTTTCCTTTTAAGGTTGAGGTTGATATGAATGCTCATTctattgtctgtgtgtctacCAGGGATACAGACACTCGATTCTCTTCAGATACAGACTTCTCTGAGGATCCTGATGGAAGGAGTACAAACTCAGCTAAAGGAAAGGTATAGAAAGCACATGACAtcctggaaaaaagaaaaacagtattgcatttcatttgcatttatagATATTGGACATACATAGTTAGCTTTGTGTTCTCTTAATTCCTGTATTAGTTCTTACACTTATACCTTGTggttctttgttctgtttcaggGAGGAAAGAAGGGGAAGAAAGCAGCAGGAGAGAAAGGCAAAGGTGGAAAGGGAGCAGGCCGGATAAATGGCCATCACCAAGAGAATGGCATGGAAAACATGATGCTGTTTGAGGTGGTGAAGCTGGGCAGGAGTGCAATGCAGGTATgaaactttttttccccactgacATTCAGGTGGTGCTATGTAATTTGTGATTAAAGAGATatctttccctttcttcctgCAGTCTGTTGTTGATGACTGGATTGAGTCTTACAAACATGACAGAGATGTTGCGCTACTAGATCTCATAAATTTCTTCATCCAGTGCTCAGGATGTaaaggtatgtgtgtgtctaagcCATCATACTTAATGACTGACCACTTTTAAAGTGTCTTGAGGaaaatgtttgctgttgtgCATCTTACATAACCCCTCAAACATATTTAGTACTCTCTTTGTCCAAAGTTGGTCTTGCAGACCGCTTAGTAAACTCTCCTCAGTTTAATCCCTCTATGTCTGTCAGGTGTGGTCAGTGGAGAAATGTTCCGCAATATGCAGAACTCTGAGATCATCCGGCGAATGACAGAGGAATTTGATGAGGTAACTtcactttttttattataatcatTACCATAGCCAccataaatacattaaatttattaaatagcaataaattaaatttcaactgttaaatttattttattttatcaaggAAAATAGAACTTACCTTTTGGTAACCTTAACATAGTAACTAATTGTAATGGCCTGTCATCATAACATTTACTGATGTTATCCATCTGTACCCTCTACAGGACAGTGGTGACTACCCTCTAACTATAGCAGGGCCCCAGTGGAAGAAGTTCAAATCAAGCTTTTGTGAATTCATTTCGGTGCTAGTGCGCCAGTGTCAATACAGTATCATCTATGATGAGTACATGATGGACACAGTCATTTCTCTTCTCACTGGACTTTCGGACTCCCAAGTGCGAGCCTTCAGACACACTTCAACACTGGCAGGTaagatgaagtgtgtgtgtgtttattattgatGCATGTTATTACTGAACTCTAGTAATCCATGTGTTCAGTAAGAGTACATTGTAGGTTGAGTGAGGAGTATTTATTATCATTGCAGCTAAACTGCATAAATATGAGTACACTGATAAAATTGGCCAACAGCTTTGCCCTGATGCacatatttagattttttttaaatatatttttatttatttgtaactACACTTAAAAATCGTATAGAtgataacattttatttgtctgaGATTTAGACTGTCTGCGTGTCTTCACAATCAGAGTCACCTTTATTAGCCAGGTTTCTGCATACAACCAAGGAATGTGACTTCAGTTCACTGAGCTCTCTAtgcacaaaattaaataaagctAAACTTTCAAGAATGGAAGATATtaggtgtaaaataaaaaaatgaaaaaaaatatatttaaaatataaaaataatcatatttttatatatacattatgTGAACTATTGCAGTATTAGTGCAGGGATTTAACTATAAGCTACATAATTAATAATTAGGCAAATATCATAAATGATGACTATAGCGACTGATAAATTTGTTGAAGATCCATGGAACACACATGGAAGTATTTTCCTTCATTAgatattatttttagttttgttggaCATGTAAGAGAAAGGAACTTATACTTCAGACATTTATTGCATATACATAGTAACTCAGGCTTCATGTAAGCAGAGTTCTGGTAACCTGGTGGGGGCCAGTTTATTTGCTCTTCATTAATCAGAGATGTGTAGGACATACATAAAGCTTATATATACTGACAAATTGTAAATTTTCCAACAACTCATTTATTGAGCAGGTGTGTGATGCAACTACAAATATTCATGTATCATTCTGTCTAAAAAGTCATTTTCGTCCTCACCTGTCCATGGTCAACtgtaatacatttttgttaTGCTTGCTATTGGGCTGTTCTGTGCAGTTTGCAGCAGTTCTGCTGGTGCATAActacatttactgtaattaGTAATGATTGTTTATTGTTCCTCTGAAGATTTAAGTTGATATAGATTCATATTCATGGTCCACATAATTTGTTGACTTTGTATAATTTCTGACATAACTTCATCCAGTATAAGGTATAGTCACCAAAAATAATAGGGATATAGCCACTGGATAAACTGTTTATCCAGTGGCTATatcccttttattttttattaattacttttacttttgatagcCATGAAGCTGATGACGGCCCTGGTGAATGTAGCTCTAAACCTGAGCATCAACATGGACAACACCCAACGCCAGTATGAGGCAGAGAGGAATAAAATGGTGGCCAAAAGGGCCAATGACAGGCTAGAGCTGCTTCTGCAAAAACGCAAAGAGGTATGggtggttttttgtttttgtttttgtttttttttaatactccTTACTAAAGCACTTACACTAAGAGTGCATCGATAAATTCATAATGAAGAATGAAGGTATGCAAAAGGAATAAGTATGTTATTGAGATGAGtcaaaacatttgataaatgGCAGAAGCAGAGGAAAGTGATTGTAAGTTAAAGAGTCAAATATACAAGTCTGCTCTGTCATGGCCTGGAAGGAGGATGGTAATGAAGTTACCATGAAGTTATGGACAACAGAGATTCAGGAGCATGCCAAGTCAGCAACATTAACTTTACAcattgtaaagaaaaacattaaacaacattaaaagtTATGTAATTAAACTAATTTAGAACCATTAACATTAGTAGTGGCAGTGCAAACATTTTGTCAGTAACTAGATATGCAATACTAATTTAGATTGACTCATTCACTGAATGATTGTAGATCGTTGTACACTGTGGCACGCTCCAAACTGGAGACAAGTATTTACATTAGCAAGACAGACCCcagttatttattcatttttacttcTGTGCTTATCAATCAGATCTGAGATTCCCGAAATTGATTTTTGTATCTCGTTAAGAAATTTATCTTgactgaaaggaaaagagatgGAACTGTCTTGGGCAGTACAGCCCCTAGGATTTACGGCATTTTTAAAACTCCATACACCATTACCCAGAGATTAACATTTCTGGAGTGGAGCACATGAGTTAGTAGTAGGATACAAACAAAAATGGTGACACTGCAACATTTCACAAACCTTTCTACCAACTCTGGCTGGGGAAGAAAACAAGtctattcattttaaaaacacagtgacaagATGCCCAGACAGAGTTGTATGCAGCAAAGCGGGTCTCCTCCACCgcctgcacatgcacacagccacGTCTTGCCATCCAGACAAACCAGGcaaaaaacacaatgtgtaAATGCTGGTGAATTACTCCAGTTTCTAAccataaatctgtttttatttttagaactgCAACATCTTTGTAGGTGGTGGACCTGCAGTGACTGTATTAACGCTGAGTGTTATTCGTTGTCAGTTTTTCAGGTTATATAACAGCAGTTCCCACTGGGCATCCATCTGTTAGTTCATTCTGCCGCCACACTACAGCATGGTGGTGTAGTTGGCTGTCACATTTCTTGTTAACAGTCACTCCAGGTTACTTCTTATTGTAGCATTGTAGTCAGTTAAGTTTTTTGTTTGACCATATAAATGAGctcatgtgttttgttttgcctttcaTTTCAGCTCCAAGAAAATCAAGATGAGATTGAAAACATGATGAATGCAATATTCAAGGGAGTGTTTGTTCACAGATATCGGTATGACGTCACGCAGTGCACATCTGTCAACAATAACTTAAACAATCCTTTTGACTTTGTTACAGCTGTTGATGTTGCTATCAAAAAGCtcacattttttattgtgttaaatatattttaacagtgATTCGATAGCAGAAATCAGGGCAATCTGTATAGAAGAGATTGGTGTGTGGATGAAACTCTATAGTGATGCCTTCCTCAACGACAGCTATCTAAAGTATGTGGGATGGACGATGCATGATAAGGTGGGTTGAAAGTTtctttgactcttttttttGGGTTTCTGTAGTCCTTTAAACATCCATGTTCCACCGgagttttcactttattttcctAATTAAAACTTTTCTCAGGACTGTGTGGACATACTGAGCCTGAGTGACATCTCTCTCAATCTGTTGGCTTTGTTGCACCTTCTTAGAGTAGGATAGCCTGAAGCTTCATCAATTTTAGTACGTAATTTCTAATTTAGCTCCACACAGTGTCAATCGAAGCAGGTGTCTAATTGGggagttaaaaaagaaaacacctgtATGGGTGTGCAGGGCTCTTAAAGCCACAATGACTCTGCTACAGTGGAACCACAGAACAAATTAAGAACATGGGTCTGAAACCATTCCAGTACTGACTGCCAGGTCTCatagataaacaaaaacaggtgaatcttatttttttctggtgttttgAGGTTTTAGTTCTTTTTCACTTGAAAAAAACAGGTTTACCCATGCAGTTTTTATCAGATGGAAAATAATTTTGAATCTTGTTTAATCATAGATTAAAAATTACAGATTGCTGCTAAATACTGCAATAACCAATAAATGATTGCTTTCAAAATTTCTATTCCAGCAAGGTGAGGTACGCCTGAAGTGCCTGACAGCTTTGCAGGGTCTCTATTACAACAGAGAGCTCAATGCAAGATTGGAGCTTTTCACCAGTCGCTTCAAGGTCAGCACCACCTGCTGGACAGCATAGACACAGCAGCTCAAACTTTGTTTCACAATCAGATGCAGCAACAAACATTGTGCCTAACTTCGGATATACATTTTAGATTGCACTGACAAAATTTCACACAATAAGTACATTTTTAAGAAGTCCTTTTATCCATAGAACTTAGTAAAtctgtcatttgtctttttccacaGGACCGCATCGTTTCTATGACTCTTGACAAAGAGTATGATGTTGCCGTACAAGCAATTAAACTACTCACTTTAGTCTTGAAGTAAGTGGCTGCTTTCTTACTGTTACGTCAATAGTGCTGTTGTGCTCATGTTGTTTGTATGTTAAGGACGAGCCCTTGTACACATGGAATGAATGAGTTATGTCAGATACACGTGTACCAGTTCCATCTATTTTGTAACTTTGGTTGATGATCCTATGTTTGTCTCTGCAGTAGTACAGATGAGGTGTTGACCCCAGAGGACTGTGAGAGTGTCTATCACTTGGTCTACTCAGCACACAGGCCCGTTGCTGTTGCAGCTGGAGAATTTTTGTTTAAGAAGTATGTCACACATAAACCAAACACATTGAATAAGAGCTAATAAGTGAAGAGGGAAGCAGTGATAAGTACgggaaaagcaaaacattgtGGCTTTAGCATCACTGTGAATTTTCTCAATCtcttggagaaaacagaagtctgttTTGTCAAGGTGATTGATGGTCTCTTTTGAAAGTTGAGTTCTATTAGTGAATCAATACTGAGCTTTGTTTGAGTTTTAATTTTGAGTTCTGCTTGCTTCTTCTAAAAATCCAGCCGATAATTGTTTTGCGGTTGAATTTATGTGGTACCCCACTAATAATTGCTATTTTCAAAGATTGTTCAGCCAGAGGGAACCAGAGGAGGAAGGTGCCCCCAAGAGGAGAGGCAGACAAAGCCCCAACGCCAATCTTATTAAGACcactgtctttttcttcctggAGAGTGAGGtatgttattgtattttcttttttatactcATTCATAGGCTATCACTACTGTCTTTGTAGTTATGTAGTTGAAATTATTCATCCTTCATTCCTATGAACATCTCTCT harbors:
- the xiap gene encoding E3 ubiquitin-protein ligase XIAP isoform X2, translating into MSDYRQDSDLEEDLTIDFSLMNSRLESFQGSSLAQQVPAERLARAGFYFTGHADRVRCFSCHKTVENWCRADTPVERHKEVSPSCRFLSCTYHINSYPGANTTLTNGSIYDEEAEDMEYRLRTRQVVDESTYPKVPHMKSEKARLQTFSSWPPSAPVRRRDLAQAGLYYLGQRDRVQCFCCGGMLTGWEPGDTAWGEHTKHFPNCFFILGHDVGNIPFQGGTEEEEEEEEEGGNGQNGNTRVHMGRFEERLGSFTGIQHPIDHERLARAGFYSTGTGDEVLCFYCGGALKSWQPEEDPWEEHAQHYPGCRFLLMEKGEEFVNSIQLQRPPRNRAASSHQNGFSGDRSEVLQSPMAQQAIEMGIAPSMVEKTILEKISRTGLSYSSLEALLEDCRIKTSVSEVAMTDEDPLEKLRKLQNEKLCKICMDRDNCIVFIPCGHMVSCEECSERVFNCPICCGPIRQKIKTYIA
- the xiap gene encoding E3 ubiquitin-protein ligase XIAP isoform X1, which translates into the protein MRRTTCAFPIPFSLPEKRGHIKQIVSSQPLVPAVGGVQTESLPQSETEELAVTYSQVNIRLESFQGSSLAQQVPAERLARAGFYFTGHADRVRCFSCHKTVENWCRADTPVERHKEVSPSCRFLSCTYHINSYPGANTTLTNGSIYDEEAEDMEYRLRTRQVVDESTYPKVPHMKSEKARLQTFSSWPPSAPVRRRDLAQAGLYYLGQRDRVQCFCCGGMLTGWEPGDTAWGEHTKHFPNCFFILGHDVGNIPFQGGTEEEEEEEEEGGNGQNGNTRVHMGRFEERLGSFTGIQHPIDHERLARAGFYSTGTGDEVLCFYCGGALKSWQPEEDPWEEHAQHYPGCRFLLMEKGEEFVNSIQLQRPPRNRAASSHQNGFSGDRSEVLQSPMAQQAIEMGIAPSMVEKTILEKISRTGLSYSSLEALLEDCRIKTSVSEVAMTDEDPLEKLRKLQNEKLCKICMDRDNCIVFIPCGHMVSCEECSERVFNCPICCGPIRQKIKTYIA